The following are encoded in a window of Esox lucius isolate fEsoLuc1 chromosome 14, fEsoLuc1.pri, whole genome shotgun sequence genomic DNA:
- the cetn3 gene encoding centrin-3, whose amino-acid sequence MSLSLRTELAVDKTKRKKRRELTEEQKHEIKEAFELFDTDKDKEIDYHELKVAMRALGFEVKKVDVLKILKDYDREGNGKITFEDFSEVVTDRMLERDPKEEILKAFKLFDDDDSGRISLRNLRRVARELGENITDEELRSMIDEFDTDGDGEINQEEFISIMTGDS is encoded by the exons ATGAGTCTGTCTTTAAG GACTGAGCTGGCAGTGGATAAAaccaagagaaagaaaaggcgAGAGCTGACTGAGGAGCAGAAGCATGAAATAAAAGAGGCATTTGAACTGTTtgacacagacaaagacaaagaGATCGACTACCATGAACTCAAG GTGGCAATGAGAGCTCTGGGTTTTGAGGTGAAGAAGGTCGATGTCCTGAAGATACTTAAAGACTATGACAGAGAGGGAAACGGCAAAATAACATTTGAGGACTTCAGCGAAGTCG TGACAGACCGGATGCTGGAGCGGGACCCTAAGGAGGAGATCCTGAAAGCCTTCAAGCTGTTTGACGACGACGACTCGGGGAGGATCAGCCTGAGGAACCTGAGACGCGTGGCCAGGGAGCTGGGGGAGAACATCACAGACGAGGAGCTACGCAGCATGATTGATGAGTTTGATACAGACGGAGACGGAGAGA TTAATCAGGAGGAGTTTATATCCATAATGACGGGGGACTCCTGA